A genomic stretch from Lathyrus oleraceus cultivar Zhongwan6 chromosome 2, CAAS_Psat_ZW6_1.0, whole genome shotgun sequence includes:
- the LOC127123938 gene encoding uncharacterized protein LOC127123938, protein MNVIFKFQDVTEIVNDGVPILEENVNNVQQVVHKEQRKKDGKVLFLIHQCVDPNVFENIIEEETTKGVCDKLKNVYDGDEKLKRVKLQTLRKLFEIIQMKEDESVSKFFTDVVSLTNQIKANGESITDLHKIEKVLRSMIANFGYIVVSIEEFKNLAEMKVEELQASLKAREMRLKQRNSGRKKVVDRDFRREKESIAKDDYEVKYAHVGESDTNDMLLMKNTQSNNEQTNMWYLDSGCSNHMTGNKNWFIKLDESVNKVTKFADGKHVTSEEKGNIIMVRNGGRRANITDALYVPSMTSNLISTSQLLSKGYNTKLEENIMKVYNGEGMIILKAPLVDNKTFKIEINMVDHQCLALTTVEYKKWL, encoded by the exons ATGAATGTCATCTTCAAATTTCAAGATGTGACTGAAATCGTGAATGATGGAGTACCGATATTGGAAGAGAATGTGAACAATGTTCAACAAGTTGTGCACAAGGAACAAAgaaagaaagatggaaaagttttATTCTTGATCCATCAATGTGTGGATCCTAACGTGTTTGAGAATATCATTGAAGAAGAAACAACAAAAGGAGTGTGTGACAAGTTAAAGAACGTGTACGACGGAGATGAAAAATTGAAGAGGGTGAAGTTGCAAACATTGAGAAAGCTATTTGAGATTATACAAATGAAAGAAGATGAGTCGGTTTCAAAATTCTTTACGGATGTAGTATCGCTAACAAACCAGATAAAGGCGAATGGTGAATCAATCACTGATCTACATAAGATTGAGAAAGTATTGAGATCTATGATTGCAAACTTTGGTTACATTGTCGTGTCCATTGAAGAGTTCAAGAATCTAGCTGAGATGAAAGTGGAAGAACTTCAAGCTTCATTGAAGGCTCGTGAGATGAGACTGAAGCAGAGGAACTCGGGGAGGAAAAAAGTGGTTGACAG AGATTTTCGAAGAGAAAAGGAATCTATAGCAAAAGATGATTACGAAGTGAAATATGCACATGTTGGAGAAAGCGACACAAATGATATGCTACTCATGAAAAATACCCAGTCGAACAATGAGCAAACCAACATGTGGTATTTGGATTCAGGATGCAGCAACCACATGACTGGAAATAAAAACTGGTTTATCAAGTTGGATGAATCAGTCAACAAAGTGACCAAGTTTGCAGACGGAAAGCATGTTACATCAGAAGAAAAAGGAAATATAATTATGGTTAGAAATGGCGGTCGAAGAGCCAACATTACTGATGCATTATATGTACCTTCAATGACAAGTAACTTGATAAGCACAAGTCAATTACTTTCCAAAGGGTATAATACGAAGTTGGAGGAAAATATAATGAAGGTATATAATGGTGAAGGAATGATAATCCTGAAGGCACCATTGGTAGATAACAAAACCTTTAAGATTGAGATCAACATGGTTGATCACCAATGTCTTGCATTAACTACTGTCGAATACAAGAAATGGCTATGA